From a region of the Babylonia areolata isolate BAREFJ2019XMU chromosome 21, ASM4173473v1, whole genome shotgun sequence genome:
- the LOC143296628 gene encoding uncharacterized protein LOC143296628, with translation MTSEGEDERRQWHRDDDVTARDDLDLEACLEAAEHLQDEVSQHLYSDPDMSPQNSSWVEDVIEMTSSQEVTSAGDHAEEDEFASGDNPGTSRELGQGHSASRANARVDLANVYGAHLIAVHGSSSFFPVNLVVQERCDSSAQDLGGRFEVPHSVLSDSRHQTTSAPSSTSASSASSSSSSSSSSSLGLRQSCSGGGGVSADFWSQEGSRNWGSSSSSRSTDLRSLTSQQASTSSDPSGEGASGNQQSARLKSLLKWKLRSKNSNTVSSCVGGHREDKEKEEQARGDVQTRSRSTSSVASSSQDSDVTRGLPPRSVSSSPSSLMTVHSTEEDDQDIEDRVKLQEKREKNRLAAQKSRDKKRDRREKLEQHVCRLEERQERLRQEVRRLRDERETLQDLMAVHSTVCPHMPRPPPADDAANS, from the exons ATGACGTCAGAGGGGGAGGACGAGAGGCGGCAATGGCACAGGGATGACGACGTCACCGCACGTGATGATCTTGACCTCGAGGCCTGCCTGGAAGCTGCGGAGCACCTCCAGGACGAGGTCAGCCAGCACTTGTACAGCGACCCTGACATGTCCCCACAGAACTCCTCCTGGGTGGAAGACGTCATCGAAATGACGTCATCCCAAGAAGTGACGTCAGCCGGTGATCACGCTGAAGAAGACGAATTTGCTTCCGGGGACAACCCTGGTACCTCACGCGAGCTCGGTCAAGGACACAGCGCTTCGCGAGCAAACGCAAGGGTCGACCTCGCCAACGTTTACGGGGCTCACTTGATAGCGGTCCATGGCAGCTCCAGCTTCTTTCCTGTCAACCTAGTTGTGCAAGAACGGTGTGACAGTTCTGCGCAAGACCTTGGTGGCCGCTTTGAAGTTCCACACTCTGTGTTATCAGACTCGAGGCATCAGACTACGTCggcaccatcatcaacatcagcatcatcagcatcatcgtcatcatcatcatcatcgtcgtcatcattaggTCTGCGGCAgtcttgtagtggtggtggtggagtgtcgGCAGACTTCTGGTCGCAAGAAGGGTCGAGGAactggggcagcagcagcagtagccgcAGTACTGACCTGCGGAGTCTGACTTCCCAGCAGGCGTCAACTTCGTCCGATCCTTCGGGGGAGGGGGCGTCAGGAAATCAGCAGAGTGCCAGGctgaaatctttgttgaaatggaAGTTGCGGTCAAAGAATAGTAACACTGTCTCTTCATGCGTGGGCGGCCATCGTGAggataaggagaaggaggagcaggcgAGGGGAGATGTGCAGACCAGGTCGCGATCCACGAGCAGCGTTGCGTCATCCAGCCAAGACAGTGACGTCACTAGGGGTTTGCCGCCGCGGTCTGTGTCATCTTCTCCGTCATCGTTGATGACAGTGCATTCG ACGGAGGAGGACGACCAAGACATTGAAGACCGTGTCAAGTtgcaggagaagagagagaagaaccgtTTGGCAGCCCAGAAATCCAGAGACAAGAAacgggacaggagagagaaactGGAACAA cacgTGTGCAGACTGGAGGAGAGGCAGGAGAGGTTGAGGCAGGAGGTACGGAGGCTGCGTGACGAGAGGGAAACCTTGCAGGACCTGATGGCCGTCCACAGCACGGTCTGCCCACAcatgccccgcccccctcctgctGATGATGCCGCCAattcctga